A genomic window from Algoriphagus sp. Y33 includes:
- a CDS encoding phosphoenolpyruvate hydrolase family protein, whose amino-acid sequence MPNPWTGKGNPYTRQEVRDRLKNTLAQKKAIIAAGAGTGISAKFIEKGGADLLIIYNSGRFRMSGHGSTAGLMAYGDANAVAMEIGEFEVLPVVEEIPVICGVHGSDPRRRIWHHLLKVKEMGFSGINNFPTHSIVDGHFRQVLEETGMGFDKEVEMVRIADKMDLFSIVYVATAEEARQMAEAGADAIISHVGTTVGGSIGVTGASCSMEEAVARTNEIVAAAKAVNPDLFFLAHGGPINTPEDVREVLEKADVHGFVGASSLERMGVEESLTNLTKEFKKLTIK is encoded by the coding sequence ATGCCAAATCCATGGACTGGAAAGGGAAATCCATACACAAGACAGGAAGTAAGAGACCGACTTAAAAATACCTTGGCGCAGAAGAAGGCCATTATTGCTGCGGGGGCGGGGACAGGCATCTCTGCCAAATTCATAGAAAAAGGAGGTGCTGATCTATTGATCATTTACAACTCTGGAAGGTTCAGAATGTCAGGACATGGCTCCACAGCGGGACTGATGGCTTATGGCGACGCCAATGCGGTTGCCATGGAAATCGGAGAGTTCGAAGTGCTGCCTGTGGTGGAGGAGATCCCTGTAATCTGCGGAGTACACGGTTCCGATCCTCGAAGACGCATATGGCATCATTTGCTGAAGGTGAAGGAAATGGGATTCTCCGGAATCAATAACTTCCCTACCCATTCCATTGTAGATGGGCATTTCCGACAGGTGTTGGAAGAGACAGGAATGGGCTTTGATAAGGAAGTGGAAATGGTGAGAATCGCCGATAAGATGGATTTGTTTTCCATCGTCTATGTGGCAACAGCTGAAGAAGCTAGACAAATGGCTGAAGCCGGAGCAGATGCAATTATCTCCCATGTAGGAACCACAGTAGGAGGATCGATTGGTGTCACCGGAGCCAGTTGTAGCATGGAAGAAGCGGTCGCGAGAACAAATGAAATTGTAGCTGCGGCTAAAGCAGTTAATCCTGACCTCTTTTTCTTAGCGCATGGTGGTCCTATCAACACGCCTGAAGACGTGCGTGAAGTCTTGGAAAAGGCGGATGTGCATGGATTTGTCGGTGCATCTTCCCTGGAAAGAATGGGTGTGGAGGAATCGTTGACAAATCTGACCAAGGAATTTAAGAAGCTGACGATAAAGTAG
- the radA gene encoding DNA repair protein RadA, whose product MAKIKTTFFCQNCGAQSPKWLGKCPACGEWNTYVEEVVQKEESGKGTWKSPTSGNKKASVPKKIQEVNYEESPRYVTGDNELDRVLGGGIVPGSLVLIGGEPGIGKSTLMLQIALILTGKKILYVSGEESEAQIKMRADRMTAENPDCYVLSETNTQQIFQQIEALKPDLLIIDSIQTLTSQYVESAAGSVSQVRECTAELMKFAKETGTPVFLIGHITKDGSIAGPKVLEHMVDTVLQFEGDRHMSYRILRTSKNRFGSTHELGIYEMRVEGLRPVANPSEILLTQREEVLNGVAIGAMMEGNRPLLIEIQSLVSPATYGTPQRSSTGHDAKRLNMLLAVLEKRGGMRLGQQDVFLNVAGGLRVDDPALDLAVCASLISSYEDTPVSEHICFAAEVGLGGEIRAVHRIENRIAEAEKLGFKKIIVSKYAVKGLDLDKYKIEVMPVSKLEEVYQGIF is encoded by the coding sequence ATGGCCAAAATAAAAACCACATTCTTCTGTCAAAATTGCGGAGCTCAAAGTCCAAAATGGCTGGGAAAATGCCCTGCCTGTGGGGAATGGAATACCTATGTGGAAGAAGTAGTTCAGAAGGAAGAATCCGGCAAAGGAACATGGAAGTCGCCAACTTCAGGCAACAAAAAAGCAAGCGTTCCAAAGAAAATTCAGGAGGTAAATTACGAGGAGTCCCCAAGATATGTAACGGGAGATAATGAACTCGATAGAGTTTTGGGAGGAGGGATTGTACCTGGCTCACTTGTGCTGATCGGTGGAGAACCCGGAATAGGCAAGTCCACCTTGATGCTTCAGATTGCATTGATTTTAACGGGGAAAAAGATTCTTTACGTCTCTGGGGAAGAAAGTGAAGCCCAGATCAAAATGCGCGCTGATCGGATGACTGCAGAGAATCCGGATTGCTATGTGCTTTCGGAGACAAATACCCAACAGATTTTCCAGCAGATCGAGGCACTCAAACCCGACTTGCTGATTATAGATTCCATCCAGACACTGACTTCCCAGTATGTAGAGTCAGCTGCAGGATCTGTATCCCAAGTCCGGGAGTGCACCGCCGAACTTATGAAATTCGCCAAAGAGACGGGCACACCCGTGTTCTTGATCGGACATATTACCAAAGACGGATCCATAGCCGGACCAAAAGTCCTGGAACACATGGTGGATACAGTCCTGCAGTTTGAAGGCGATAGACACATGAGCTATAGAATCCTGAGAACCTCCAAAAACCGCTTCGGGTCCACCCACGAACTGGGAATCTACGAGATGCGGGTGGAAGGTCTTCGCCCTGTCGCAAATCCATCAGAAATCCTGTTAACCCAAAGAGAAGAAGTTCTGAACGGAGTTGCCATCGGTGCGATGATGGAAGGAAATCGACCCCTTCTGATCGAAATCCAGTCTTTGGTAAGTCCGGCAACCTACGGCACACCCCAGCGAAGCAGCACAGGACACGATGCCAAGCGCTTGAATATGCTCTTGGCGGTCTTGGAAAAGCGTGGTGGAATGCGGCTCGGCCAGCAAGATGTCTTTCTAAATGTAGCTGGTGGACTCAGAGTGGATGATCCGGCTCTGGATCTGGCAGTGTGTGCCTCCTTGATCTCCAGCTACGAAGACACACCCGTTTCGGAGCATATTTGCTTTGCCGCAGAAGTGGGTTTGGGCGGAGAAATACGTGCTGTCCACCGTATAGAAAACCGTATTGCTGAGGCTGAGAAACTTGGCTTTAAAAAAATCATCGTCTCCAAATATGCTGTGAAAGGACTGGATCTTGATAAGTATAAAATCGAAGTGATGCCGGTTAGTAAGTTGGAGGAGGTTTATCAGGGGATTTTTTAG
- a CDS encoding amidase, with protein sequence MESKNTISSSAFILLASVGCILLGFTLGKHSGEITPISIEGASGIFGLSFTPAEKDSMLGALENQLSHYESLREIKLDNSVVPSLVFNPLPTGFQPDQSQQQLEWGLAEEIPLPEKESDIAYMPVHELAVLIKTKKLSSERLTKIYLDRIKTYSDTLQCLITLLESPALEKAKAMDAELAEGKYRGPLHGIPYGIKDLLAVKGTKTTWGAMPYKDQEIDMTASVVNKLNDAGGVLIGKFTLGALAMGDVWYGGVTKNPWNLIQGSSGSSAGSASAVSAALVPFAIGTETLGSIVSPSTRNGVTGLRPTYGRVSKYGAMALSWSMDKIGPISRSALDNGIVLSVINGADVMDASSIQAAFNYSARKDLKKLKIGYFRAYFEGDDPNMKNNTDVLELLRKQGFVLHPVEFEVSVDPRAIQIMLSVEGAAAFDELTRLGWDDQLVAQHKNAWPTIFRAARFIPAVEYVQASRQRTILIQEMHEIMKDYDVIVTPSYGGSQLQATNLTGHPALCLPNGFNEQGGPTSITLLANLFEEDKLVMLGNLIQTATDWQAQRPPMFDK encoded by the coding sequence ATGGAATCAAAAAACACCATTTCTTCCTCTGCTTTTATATTGCTGGCTTCGGTTGGATGCATTTTACTAGGTTTTACACTTGGCAAACATTCGGGAGAAATAACCCCTATTTCTATTGAAGGGGCTTCGGGGATTTTTGGATTGTCCTTTACACCGGCTGAAAAAGACAGCATGCTAGGAGCATTGGAAAATCAGCTCAGCCACTATGAGTCATTGCGGGAAATCAAACTTGATAATTCTGTAGTGCCTTCTCTGGTTTTCAATCCGCTTCCTACAGGATTCCAGCCGGATCAAAGTCAGCAACAATTAGAATGGGGCTTGGCTGAGGAGATACCACTCCCGGAAAAGGAATCTGATATTGCCTATATGCCTGTACATGAACTGGCAGTGTTGATCAAAACAAAGAAGTTGTCCAGTGAGCGATTGACTAAGATCTATTTGGATCGGATAAAGACTTATTCTGATACGCTGCAATGCCTAATTACTTTGCTGGAAAGTCCTGCATTGGAGAAAGCCAAAGCCATGGATGCTGAGTTGGCAGAAGGGAAATACCGGGGTCCATTACATGGAATTCCCTATGGAATCAAAGATCTTCTGGCGGTGAAGGGAACCAAAACCACTTGGGGTGCGATGCCATACAAGGACCAAGAGATCGATATGACTGCCAGTGTGGTGAATAAGCTGAATGACGCCGGAGGGGTTCTGATTGGCAAATTTACTCTTGGGGCTTTGGCTATGGGGGATGTCTGGTATGGAGGGGTGACCAAAAACCCTTGGAATCTAATCCAGGGCTCGAGCGGATCTTCAGCCGGATCTGCGTCAGCTGTAAGTGCTGCATTGGTTCCCTTTGCCATCGGAACAGAGACTTTAGGTTCCATCGTATCCCCTTCTACAAGGAACGGAGTAACGGGTCTCAGACCAACCTATGGGAGAGTGAGTAAATATGGTGCAATGGCCTTGAGCTGGTCAATGGATAAAATCGGTCCTATCTCCAGATCCGCCTTGGATAATGGAATTGTCTTATCCGTGATCAATGGAGCGGATGTGATGGATGCCAGTTCCATACAGGCAGCATTTAATTATTCTGCGAGAAAGGATCTGAAAAAATTAAAAATCGGGTATTTCAGGGCTTATTTTGAGGGAGATGATCCAAACATGAAAAATAATACTGATGTATTGGAATTACTCAGAAAGCAAGGTTTTGTATTGCATCCTGTGGAGTTTGAGGTCTCAGTAGATCCCAGAGCCATTCAGATCATGCTTTCGGTCGAAGGAGCGGCTGCATTTGATGAGCTGACTAGATTGGGTTGGGATGATCAGCTCGTAGCACAACATAAAAATGCCTGGCCGACGATTTTTCGAGCAGCGAGATTTATCCCTGCGGTGGAGTACGTGCAGGCATCAAGACAGAGAACTATCCTGATCCAGGAAATGCATGAAATTATGAAGGATTATGACGTAATAGTCACGCCGAGCTATGGAGGCTCCCAACTTCAGGCTACCAATCTGACTGGCCATCCCGCTCTTTGCCTTCCCAATGGCTTCAATGAGCAAGGGGGGCCAACATCAATTACCTTATTGGCAAATCTATTCGAGGAAGATAAATTGGTCATGCTCGGGAATTTAATCCAGACAGCGACTGATTGGCAAGCCCAAAGACCTCCTATGTTTGATAAGTAA
- a CDS encoding glycoside hydrolase family 43 protein, protein MNLNYLLITAFWISLSFFSAPEKGPILLADPTIFFHDNTYYLYGTSGKDSNKGFEVYVSKNLKSWKKSALNDGFALKKGESYGDKGFWAPQVFELEGKFYMAYTANEHMAIATSDSPLGPFTQAEIKDLEAPVKQIDPYVFIDTDGKKYLYHVRLTEGNRLFVAELKDDFSGIKEETLTYCFHAEEPWENTQNVDWTVSEGPTIVKHEGLYYFIYSANDFRNPDYAVGYAVSESPMGPWKKSPTNPIFDKADAGINGSGHGDFFVDAKGKLRYVLHTHHSDEGVSPRKTALIELEFKSNGNEADVLEVKKGSFKFLELK, encoded by the coding sequence ATGAACTTAAACTATCTCCTTATCACGGCATTTTGGATTAGCCTAAGCTTCTTCTCAGCTCCCGAAAAAGGACCGATTCTCCTTGCAGACCCGACTATATTCTTCCATGATAATACCTACTATCTGTACGGTACCAGTGGAAAAGACAGCAATAAAGGCTTTGAAGTGTACGTTTCCAAAAATCTTAAATCCTGGAAAAAGTCAGCGTTAAATGATGGATTTGCCTTGAAAAAAGGCGAGTCCTATGGGGACAAAGGATTCTGGGCACCGCAAGTCTTTGAATTGGAGGGGAAATTCTACATGGCTTACACTGCCAATGAACATATGGCCATCGCAACTTCCGATAGTCCATTGGGACCATTTACCCAGGCCGAAATCAAAGATTTGGAGGCTCCAGTCAAGCAGATTGATCCTTATGTATTCATAGATACGGATGGGAAAAAGTACCTGTATCATGTGAGGTTGACAGAAGGGAATAGGTTATTTGTAGCGGAACTGAAAGATGATTTCTCAGGCATTAAAGAGGAAACGTTGACGTATTGCTTTCATGCGGAAGAGCCTTGGGAAAACACCCAAAACGTAGACTGGACGGTGTCTGAAGGACCTACTATTGTCAAACACGAGGGGTTGTATTACTTTATCTATTCAGCCAATGATTTCCGTAATCCTGACTACGCAGTGGGCTATGCAGTAAGTGAAAGCCCGATGGGGCCATGGAAGAAGAGTCCAACTAATCCGATTTTCGACAAAGCCGATGCGGGTATCAACGGTTCCGGCCACGGAGATTTCTTTGTGGATGCTAAAGGCAAACTTCGATATGTACTTCATACACATCATTCCGATGAGGGGGTTTCACCGAGAAAAACTGCCCTGATCGAACTGGAATTTAAATCAAATGGAAATGAAGCCGATGTTTTGGAAGTGAAGAAAGGGAGTTTTAAATTTCTTGAGTTAAAGTAG
- the polA gene encoding DNA polymerase I: MSQKQPCKLFLLDAMALIYRAHFAFSKNPRINSKGLNTGVMLGFTNTLLEIVDKEKPTHIGVAFDTHAPTFRHVQFEAYKANRQEQPEDIATAIPWVKEIVKAFNIPILELDGYEADDIIGTLAKQAERQNFTVYMMTPDKDYGQLVDDHIFLYKPSFMGNGVDIMGPKEICAKWDIERVDQVRDILGLMGDAVDNIPGIPGIGQKTAVKLLKTYGTVEELVKNTADLKGKQRENVEKFAAQGILSKELATIKCDVPITYIKDDLKYEGIDEERVRAIFTELEFRTLAARVFKGTDKIAGIQKNDQLGLFGETPAPTAAVPVEVKSEEETVNEAEQKAPDTIHSNIQNYHKIKGKAEILELVEFLEIQKELCFDTETTSVNPMEAELVGISFAYVTGEAYYLPCPEDKNETLAILELLRPVFENEAILKIGQNIKYDILVLKNYGVDVKGVLYDTMLAHYLIDADGKHSMDWLAKQYLNYEPVSITELIGKKGKNQGNMRDVDEDDVTAYASEDADITLRLKTKFDPLLKENNLTKLFDEVENPLINVLADMEFEGVRIDTGSLAEMSVLLEKESKDIENKVYEMAGVRFNLASPKQLGEVLFDKLKLDPKAKKTKTGQYATGEEVLSKLAHEHEIIQSILDYRQMVKLKSTYVDALPTMINSKTGRIHTTYNQFVAATGRLSSINPNLQNIPIRTDRGREIRKAFVPRDENHILLAADYSQIELRIMASFSGDESMIEAFRTGRDIHATTAAKIFQVPLEEVTSDMRRKAKTANFGIIYGISAFGLSQRLAIPRGEAKEIIDSYFKEFPAVKEYMDGAIEKAKTHEYVETILGRRRYLRDINSRNATMRGFAERNAINAPIQGSAADLIKVAMIDVHKWMKKEKLKSKMILQVHDELVFDAHKDEVEILKANVPGLMSNAIKMAVPVEVEVGIGTDWLQAH; this comes from the coding sequence ATGTCCCAAAAACAGCCCTGTAAGCTTTTTTTACTTGATGCCATGGCGCTTATCTACAGAGCGCATTTTGCCTTCAGCAAGAACCCAAGAATAAATTCCAAAGGACTGAATACCGGCGTGATGCTGGGGTTTACGAATACACTGCTCGAAATCGTCGATAAGGAAAAACCTACCCACATCGGGGTGGCCTTTGATACCCATGCCCCAACTTTCAGACATGTGCAATTCGAAGCTTATAAGGCAAATCGCCAAGAGCAGCCTGAAGATATCGCCACGGCTATTCCATGGGTTAAGGAAATTGTGAAGGCCTTCAACATTCCCATCTTGGAGTTAGACGGATACGAGGCGGACGATATAATCGGAACCTTGGCTAAACAAGCCGAAAGGCAAAACTTCACTGTCTACATGATGACACCCGACAAAGATTATGGTCAGTTGGTAGATGATCATATTTTCCTTTACAAGCCTTCTTTTATGGGCAACGGGGTAGATATCATGGGGCCAAAGGAGATATGCGCCAAATGGGATATCGAGCGTGTAGATCAGGTGAGGGATATTCTGGGACTGATGGGTGATGCTGTGGATAACATACCGGGAATCCCCGGTATCGGACAAAAAACAGCTGTGAAACTCCTGAAAACCTACGGGACAGTAGAAGAACTGGTGAAAAATACAGCCGATCTTAAGGGCAAGCAAAGAGAAAATGTGGAGAAATTTGCAGCCCAAGGAATTCTTTCGAAGGAATTGGCAACGATCAAGTGCGATGTGCCAATTACCTATATAAAAGATGATCTGAAATACGAGGGAATAGATGAGGAGAGAGTCCGTGCAATCTTTACAGAACTTGAATTTAGAACATTGGCTGCCCGTGTGTTCAAGGGCACTGATAAGATCGCAGGAATCCAGAAAAATGACCAACTGGGTCTTTTTGGCGAGACTCCAGCTCCTACAGCTGCAGTTCCGGTAGAAGTAAAATCCGAAGAGGAAACAGTAAATGAAGCTGAGCAGAAAGCTCCGGATACTATTCACAGCAACATACAGAATTACCATAAAATTAAAGGAAAGGCTGAAATCCTTGAATTAGTCGAATTTTTAGAGATTCAGAAAGAGCTCTGCTTTGATACCGAAACGACATCTGTGAATCCAATGGAAGCCGAGCTCGTCGGGATTTCCTTTGCCTATGTAACTGGAGAAGCTTATTATTTGCCATGTCCCGAGGATAAAAATGAAACTTTGGCTATTCTGGAGTTGCTCAGGCCAGTCTTCGAAAATGAAGCTATTCTGAAAATCGGACAGAACATCAAGTATGATATCCTTGTCTTGAAGAATTACGGCGTCGATGTCAAAGGAGTACTTTATGACACCATGCTTGCGCATTACCTGATCGATGCAGACGGCAAGCATTCTATGGATTGGCTTGCAAAACAATACCTGAACTATGAGCCGGTTTCTATCACGGAATTGATTGGAAAAAAAGGCAAAAACCAGGGAAATATGCGGGATGTGGATGAAGACGATGTGACCGCCTATGCCAGTGAGGACGCGGATATCACGCTAAGACTCAAAACAAAATTTGATCCTTTGTTGAAGGAGAATAACCTGACTAAACTTTTTGATGAGGTAGAAAATCCGCTCATCAATGTGCTTGCGGACATGGAGTTTGAGGGCGTTCGTATCGATACCGGAAGCTTGGCAGAAATGTCTGTTTTACTGGAAAAAGAAAGTAAGGACATTGAAAACAAAGTTTATGAAATGGCTGGAGTCCGCTTTAATCTGGCGTCCCCCAAGCAACTTGGCGAAGTGCTTTTCGACAAATTAAAGCTCGATCCCAAAGCCAAAAAGACCAAAACCGGGCAGTATGCTACCGGTGAAGAAGTATTGAGCAAGCTGGCACATGAGCATGAAATCATCCAGAGCATTCTGGATTACCGACAAATGGTAAAATTGAAATCTACCTATGTGGATGCTTTGCCTACGATGATCAATTCCAAAACAGGCAGAATCCACACGACATACAATCAGTTTGTAGCGGCAACCGGCCGTCTTTCTTCCATCAATCCTAATCTGCAAAATATTCCTATCCGCACCGACCGTGGGCGCGAAATCCGAAAGGCATTTGTGCCTAGAGATGAAAATCACATACTTCTGGCAGCGGATTATTCGCAGATTGAGCTTAGGATTATGGCCTCATTCTCCGGTGATGAATCCATGATAGAAGCTTTCCGTACCGGCCGCGATATTCATGCTACTACAGCAGCCAAGATATTTCAGGTTCCCCTGGAAGAAGTGACTTCTGATATGCGTAGAAAAGCCAAAACAGCCAATTTTGGGATTATTTATGGTATTTCCGCATTTGGACTTTCCCAGCGGTTAGCTATACCAAGAGGAGAAGCCAAGGAGATAATTGATTCCTATTTCAAAGAATTCCCGGCTGTGAAAGAGTACATGGATGGAGCCATCGAAAAAGCCAAAACCCATGAATACGTAGAAACTATCCTGGGTCGTCGCAGATATCTCCGGGACATCAACAGTCGGAATGCTACCATGCGTGGCTTCGCTGAGCGAAATGCAATCAACGCACCGATTCAGGGTTCAGCTGCCGATCTGATCAAAGTAGCTATGATAGACGTGCATAAATGGATGAAAAAGGAAAAGTTGAAGTCAAAAATGATCCTTCAGGTTCATGATGAATTGGTTTTTGATGCGCACAAGGATGAAGTGGAAATTCTTAAAGCAAACGTTCCAGGACTAATGTCAAATGCAATCAAAATGGCCGTTCCCGTGGAAGTGGAAGTGGGTATAGGAACGGATTGGCTACAAGCACATTAA
- the gpmI gene encoding 2,3-bisphosphoglycerate-independent phosphoglycerate mutase yields the protein MDKKVLLMILDGWGIATNPSVSAIDKAKTPFVDSLYTKYPHARLEASGLAVGLPEGQMGNSEVGHMNIGAGRVVYQDLVKINLAVENKELNSHPVLVKAFAKAKATNKKAHFMGLLSDGGVHAHITHLKGLCDAAKFNGMENVFIHAFTDGRDTDPKGGIGYLEDLQEHLTHSTGQIASVVGRYYAMDRDNRWERVKLAYDAMVKGEGEKSKDIIAAMRKSYENNVTDEFIRPIIHAGADNKPLATIEEGDLVICFNFRTDRGREISQALTQRDYEDFNMKKLNVDYITFTNYDATFNGVEVLFDKDNLNNTLGEVLEKANKKQIRIAETEKYPHVTFFFSGGRENEFMGESRLLCPSPKVATYDLKPEMSAFEIASKINGELKKKSADFICLNFANADMVGHTGDFDAAVKACEAVDACAESVITTALANDYTIIVIADHGNSDMMINEDGTPNTAHTTNLVPCIMVDKHEKLTITDGKLGDLAPTILKLMGLEKPEEMTGNILLT from the coding sequence ATGGATAAGAAAGTACTTTTAATGATTTTGGATGGCTGGGGAATAGCCACCAACCCTTCAGTTTCTGCGATTGACAAAGCTAAAACGCCTTTTGTTGACAGCCTTTATACCAAATATCCACACGCTAGACTGGAAGCTTCCGGTCTCGCAGTAGGTTTGCCTGAAGGCCAAATGGGCAATTCTGAAGTTGGACATATGAACATCGGAGCCGGGCGTGTAGTCTATCAGGATTTGGTGAAAATAAATCTTGCCGTAGAAAACAAGGAACTAAATTCACATCCGGTTTTGGTAAAAGCATTTGCGAAAGCCAAAGCTACCAACAAAAAGGCCCACTTTATGGGTCTGCTTTCCGACGGTGGAGTACATGCGCACATCACTCATCTGAAAGGACTCTGTGATGCCGCCAAATTCAACGGAATGGAGAATGTCTTTATCCATGCGTTCACCGATGGAAGAGATACAGATCCAAAGGGAGGCATAGGCTATCTGGAGGATCTTCAGGAGCACTTGACTCATTCCACAGGTCAGATCGCTTCGGTGGTAGGAAGATATTATGCCATGGACAGAGACAATCGCTGGGAACGGGTGAAACTAGCCTATGACGCTATGGTGAAAGGGGAGGGAGAGAAGTCAAAAGACATCATTGCTGCTATGCGTAAATCCTACGAAAATAACGTCACTGACGAATTCATCAGACCAATCATCCATGCAGGTGCTGACAATAAGCCCTTGGCTACAATAGAAGAAGGTGATCTGGTCATCTGCTTCAACTTCCGTACGGATAGGGGCAGAGAGATCTCGCAGGCCCTTACTCAGCGTGATTACGAAGATTTCAACATGAAAAAACTGAATGTAGATTACATCACGTTTACAAATTACGATGCCACATTCAATGGAGTAGAGGTTCTTTTTGATAAAGACAACCTAAACAATACGCTGGGAGAGGTGCTGGAGAAAGCGAATAAAAAACAGATCCGTATAGCTGAAACAGAGAAATATCCACACGTAACCTTCTTCTTTTCCGGTGGAAGAGAAAATGAATTCATGGGCGAAAGCAGATTACTCTGCCCATCTCCAAAAGTAGCTACGTATGATCTAAAGCCGGAAATGAGTGCTTTTGAAATCGCCTCCAAAATCAACGGTGAACTGAAAAAGAAAAGTGCTGATTTCATTTGCCTAAACTTTGCAAATGCGGATATGGTAGGTCACACAGGTGATTTTGATGCAGCAGTGAAAGCTTGTGAAGCGGTAGATGCTTGTGCGGAAAGTGTGATTACTACAGCTTTGGCTAATGACTACACCATCATTGTCATCGCAGATCATGGCAATAGCGACATGATGATCAATGAAGATGGCACTCCTAATACTGCACATACGACGAATCTTGTGCCCTGCATCATGGTAGACAAACATGAAAAACTTACTATTACCGATGGGAAACTGGGGGATTTGGCTCCTACTATCCTTAAGCTGATGGGATTGGAAAAGCCAGAAGAAATGACCGGAAATATTCTGTTGACTTAA
- a CDS encoding Tm-1-like ATP-binding domain-containing protein has protein sequence MFRSVEMLHGAQAQTEAILTMTQQPQILMLGCFDTKGEIFAFLRECLIAQGAEVMTVNVGVLGTTELFPVTIESEEICEAGGTNLVALRDKNDRGNAMEIMGRGAAKVLEELWRQRKFDAVIGMGGGSGTYVTLKSMQFLPLGLPKICISTLATKDLTELVGVKDVLLMPSVVDVAALNSIIKPIIQQAAAALVAMSRVQLPKESTDIRRIAISMFGNTSVCVDYCTQLLEAEGYEVMTFHANGVGGKAMESLTMEGCFVGVLDITTTELADELCGGICSAGPNRLEAAGKMKIPQVVVSGCMDMVNFGTLDSVPEKYNSRQLYSWVPTVTLMRTNAEENEVLGEILAKKLNQAKGSAAVLFPDKGLSQIDAEGNAFYNPESNETLSKSIQKNLKSEIPFVNLPFHINDWGFATEAVERLMGMMK, from the coding sequence ATGTTTCGGTCTGTGGAGATGCTCCACGGCGCACAGGCACAGACCGAGGCAATACTCACAATGACCCAACAACCACAAATCTTGATGCTAGGCTGCTTCGATACGAAAGGCGAGATCTTCGCTTTTCTAAGAGAATGCCTTATAGCTCAGGGAGCGGAAGTTATGACGGTGAATGTAGGGGTTTTGGGCACAACAGAGCTTTTTCCGGTAACCATTGAATCAGAGGAAATCTGTGAGGCAGGCGGTACAAATCTGGTCGCTCTTCGGGATAAAAATGATCGTGGAAACGCAATGGAAATCATGGGTAGGGGCGCGGCAAAGGTGTTGGAAGAATTGTGGAGGCAAAGAAAATTTGATGCGGTGATAGGAATGGGAGGAGGCAGCGGAACTTACGTTACGCTGAAATCCATGCAGTTTTTGCCTTTGGGATTACCGAAAATCTGTATTTCTACTTTGGCCACTAAGGATCTTACAGAGCTTGTAGGAGTGAAGGATGTGCTGCTGATGCCATCGGTCGTAGATGTCGCAGCGCTAAACAGCATCATCAAACCTATCATACAGCAAGCCGCCGCTGCCCTAGTTGCCATGAGCCGAGTGCAGCTTCCTAAAGAATCCACAGATATCAGGAGAATAGCAATCAGCATGTTTGGAAATACCAGTGTCTGCGTGGATTATTGTACGCAATTGCTGGAAGCTGAAGGCTATGAAGTGATGACCTTTCATGCAAACGGAGTGGGAGGTAAGGCGATGGAAAGTCTGACAATGGAAGGATGTTTTGTGGGTGTTTTGGATATTACAACTACTGAATTGGCAGATGAACTATGTGGTGGGATTTGCAGCGCTGGACCAAATAGATTGGAAGCGGCTGGCAAAATGAAAATTCCCCAGGTGGTCGTATCAGGCTGTATGGATATGGTCAACTTTGGTACTTTGGACTCGGTGCCTGAGAAATATAATAGCCGCCAATTATACAGTTGGGTGCCGACAGTTACGCTGATGAGGACAAATGCAGAAGAGAATGAGGTACTTGGGGAAATTTTAGCCAAGAAACTTAATCAAGCAAAAGGATCAGCAGCAGTTCTTTTCCCGGATAAAGGATTGTCTCAAATTGATGCTGAAGGAAATGCATTTTACAATCCTGAATCAAATGAGACACTTTCAAAATCCATCCAAAAAAACTTGAAATCGGAAATACCTTTTGTCAACTTGCCTTTTCATATCAACGACTGGGGGTTTGCAACCGAAGCGGTGGAAAGATTGATGGGGATGATGAAGTGA